The following proteins are co-located in the Paenibacillus sp. FSL H8-0079 genome:
- the yycF gene encoding response regulator YycF, which produces MQGKILVVDDEQPIADILKFNLEKEGYEVICAFDGIRAVELALSEKPDLMLLDLMLPGKDGMDVCREVRAHLEMPIIMLTAKDGEIDKVLGLELGADDYVTKPFSTRELLARVKAQMRRRQKLAITAEAHEDEEKQVMRLFDLAFDMDMYTAYKGGEPLDLTHREYELLYYMAKHSGKVMTREHLLQAVWGYEYFGDVRTVDVTIRRLREKIEENPSKPETILTRRGLGYLVRSAKSVGI; this is translated from the coding sequence ATGCAGGGGAAGATTTTGGTGGTGGACGATGAACAGCCCATCGCGGACATTCTGAAGTTTAATTTGGAAAAAGAGGGGTACGAGGTCATCTGTGCATTCGATGGTATTCGTGCGGTTGAACTGGCGTTATCCGAGAAACCGGATCTGATGCTGCTGGATCTGATGCTCCCGGGCAAGGACGGTATGGATGTCTGCCGTGAGGTGCGCGCTCATCTGGAGATGCCGATCATCATGCTTACCGCCAAAGATGGCGAGATCGACAAGGTGCTCGGGCTCGAATTGGGTGCGGATGATTACGTGACGAAGCCATTCAGTACGCGTGAGCTGCTTGCAAGGGTGAAGGCACAGATGCGCAGACGGCAAAAGCTTGCGATTACGGCAGAAGCGCATGAAGACGAAGAGAAGCAGGTCATGAGACTTTTTGATCTGGCTTTTGATATGGACATGTATACGGCTTACAAAGGCGGAGAACCTCTCGATCTGACCCACCGTGAATATGAACTTCTCTATTATATGGCGAAGCATTCCGGCAAGGTTATGACACGGGAACATCTGCTGCAAGCAGTATGGGGATATGAATATTTCGGCGATGTACGTACCGTGGATGTCACGATCCGTCGTCTGCGTGAGAAGATTGAGGAGAATCCGAGCAAACCGGAAACGATTCTGACTCGCCGCGGGCTCGGTTATCTCGTGCGCAGTGCCAAAAGCGTGGGGATATAA
- a CDS encoding peptidoglycan DD-metalloendopeptidase family protein, producing MKGFRGIRQPGKDRVHEQSGENRTAEDKNNMSMSTFSVNKKRVLASRKWIITAACGVFIAASIGFAGKQYVTANTVPYYKVMVKGSEIGTITDEAQLQQLFTDKTEEYQHKYPDAEMVLNTDGITTETVKAYKPEVNSDETLDKLGDMLTAYAKGVELKVDGEVIGIVKDQATADAILEQVQNKYISASAVRSSLKTKSVSANSSKKDEGPSTTLKSVGIKEEVATDVVKADPNKIWDVSEAVKALTVGKDAPVTYVVREGDTISSIASKYEITQSEIRQHNPGIKETSLQIGDELTLTVPKPAVTVKSVEQVVEQIEIKPQVEVRKSPDLKAGTTKVVRPGQSGLKNMQYRITKENGEVVQEEWLGQEVIKVAVTEVVLSGTKVVGEGSGEFAWPVSNATMSSSFGQRWGRQHKGVDLVGNRDVKSSDEGVVTFAGQKSGYGNVIIINHRNGYETLYGHLDSIGVKVGQVVEKGESIGVMGNTGRSTGTHLHFEILKNGTAENPMTYLN from the coding sequence ATGAAAGGTTTCAGAGGCATACGCCAACCGGGCAAAGACCGGGTACACGAACAATCCGGGGAAAACCGGACGGCCGAAGACAAAAACAACATGAGCATGTCCACCTTCAGTGTGAATAAGAAGCGCGTTCTGGCCTCGCGCAAATGGATCATTACAGCAGCATGCGGTGTGTTCATCGCGGCATCGATCGGATTCGCAGGCAAACAATATGTTACTGCAAATACGGTACCTTACTATAAAGTGATGGTTAAAGGTAGCGAGATTGGTACCATTACAGATGAAGCACAGCTACAACAACTCTTTACAGACAAAACTGAGGAATATCAACATAAATATCCGGATGCAGAAATGGTGCTGAACACGGATGGCATCACAACCGAAACGGTAAAAGCGTACAAACCTGAAGTGAACAGTGACGAAACGCTAGATAAACTAGGCGACATGCTGACAGCTTATGCCAAAGGTGTGGAGCTTAAGGTAGACGGTGAAGTCATTGGCATTGTGAAGGATCAGGCAACAGCTGATGCGATCCTGGAACAAGTGCAGAATAAGTACATATCGGCATCGGCAGTGCGAAGTTCGCTAAAGACGAAGTCGGTATCGGCTAACTCCTCGAAGAAAGACGAGGGACCGAGTACAACCCTGAAGTCGGTAGGTATCAAGGAAGAAGTAGCGACGGATGTGGTGAAGGCTGATCCAAACAAAATATGGGATGTGTCCGAGGCGGTTAAAGCGTTAACCGTTGGTAAAGACGCGCCTGTAACTTATGTGGTTCGTGAAGGAGATACGATCTCTTCGATCGCTTCCAAGTATGAAATTACACAAAGTGAGATTCGCCAGCATAATCCGGGCATCAAGGAAACATCGCTTCAAATTGGAGACGAACTGACCCTGACCGTGCCTAAACCAGCAGTAACGGTTAAATCGGTGGAGCAGGTGGTTGAACAGATTGAGATTAAACCGCAAGTGGAAGTTCGAAAAAGTCCTGATCTGAAAGCAGGCACAACCAAAGTCGTGCGTCCAGGTCAAAGCGGTCTGAAAAATATGCAGTATCGTATAACGAAAGAAAATGGTGAAGTCGTTCAGGAAGAGTGGCTTGGCCAGGAAGTGATCAAAGTCGCCGTAACCGAAGTGGTTCTTAGTGGAACAAAAGTCGTTGGTGAGGGCTCAGGTGAATTTGCTTGGCCGGTATCGAATGCAACGATGAGCAGCAGCTTTGGACAGCGTTGGGGTCGTCAACATAAAGGGGTCGATCTGGTAGGTAACCGGGATGTGAAATCATCTGACGAAGGCGTGGTTACTTTTGCAGGACAGAAGAGTGGCTATGGTAATGTCATCATTATTAACCATCGTAACGGATATGAAACATTGTATGGTCATCTGGATAGCATCGGTGTGAAGGTTGGACAAGTGGTTGAAAAAGGGGAAAGCATCGGCGTTATGGGCAACACAGGACGCTCGACTGGAACCCATCTGCACTTCGAGATCCTGAAGAACGGCACAGCGGAGAATCCAATGACGTATTTGAACTAA
- a CDS encoding adenylosuccinate synthase → MSTVVVVGTQWGDEGKGKITDYLAESADVVARYQGGNNAGHTILIDNKKYKLTMIPSGIFYTDKACVIGNGMVINPKALIEEINYIHDNDFTTKNLSISERAHIILPYHMVLDALEEESKGPNKIGTTGKGIGPCYMDKSARIGIRMVDLLDAEDFELKLRHLVKEKNRVIEQVYGGQPVDVEEILQDYLGYAEILRPYVRDTSVVLNEYIDEDKKVLFEGAQGVMLDLDQGTYPFVTSSNPSAGGVCIGSGVGPARIQQVIGVAKAYTTRVGDGPFPTELHDAIGDQIRETGHEYGTVTGRPRRVGWFDSVVVRHARRVSGITGLSLNSLDVMTGLETVKICTGYKFRGEVITHYPASLKMLAECEAVYEEMPGWSEDITGAKKLEDLPVNTQNYVKRVSELTGIPIAIFSVGRNREQTNQVLPIYE, encoded by the coding sequence ATGTCAACGGTAGTTGTAGTGGGAACGCAATGGGGAGACGAAGGTAAAGGTAAGATCACTGATTATTTGGCGGAGAGCGCTGATGTGGTGGCTCGTTATCAAGGTGGTAACAATGCGGGTCATACAATTCTAATTGATAACAAAAAATATAAACTGACGATGATTCCTTCAGGGATTTTCTACACGGATAAAGCGTGTGTTATTGGTAACGGAATGGTTATCAACCCGAAGGCACTCATCGAAGAAATTAACTATATTCATGACAATGATTTCACAACGAAGAACCTGTCCATCAGTGAGCGCGCACATATCATCCTGCCATATCACATGGTATTGGATGCACTCGAAGAAGAGAGCAAAGGGCCGAACAAAATCGGTACGACTGGTAAAGGAATTGGCCCATGTTACATGGACAAATCAGCTCGTATTGGTATTCGGATGGTTGACCTGCTGGATGCTGAAGATTTTGAACTGAAACTGCGTCATCTGGTCAAAGAAAAGAACCGCGTCATCGAGCAAGTCTACGGCGGCCAGCCTGTTGATGTGGAAGAGATTCTGCAAGATTACCTCGGATATGCTGAAATTCTGCGTCCTTACGTACGTGATACATCCGTTGTTCTGAACGAATATATTGATGAGGACAAAAAAGTATTGTTCGAAGGCGCACAAGGCGTTATGTTGGACCTTGATCAAGGAACTTATCCATTTGTTACATCATCCAATCCGTCCGCAGGCGGCGTATGTATCGGTTCTGGCGTAGGCCCGGCTCGTATCCAGCAAGTCATTGGGGTAGCAAAAGCCTACACAACTCGTGTAGGAGATGGCCCATTCCCTACGGAATTGCACGATGCAATCGGCGACCAAATCCGTGAGACTGGACATGAGTACGGTACTGTAACTGGACGTCCACGTCGTGTGGGTTGGTTCGATAGTGTTGTTGTTCGCCACGCACGTCGTGTCAGCGGAATCACAGGTCTGTCCCTGAACTCTCTGGACGTAATGACAGGTCTGGAAACGGTGAAAATCTGCACAGGATACAAATTCCGCGGCGAGGTTATCACACACTATCCGGCAAGCCTCAAAATGCTGGCAGAATGTGAAGCAGTATACGAAGAGATGCCAGGCTGGAGCGAAGATATCACTGGAGCTAAGAAACTTGAAGACCTGCCAGTGAACACACAGAATTATGTAAAACGTGTTTCCGAACTGACAGGCATTCCAATTGCCATCTTCTCCGTTGGTCGTAACCGTGAGCAAACGAATCAAGTTCTGCCAATCTACGAATAA